CAGCACTGGCAACCTGGGTGAGGATTTTTTAATCTCGCGCAGGACTTCCAGTCCGCTGCGGCCTGGCATGGTGATGTCCAGGATAACCACATCCCACGTCTCTTTCCAAACCTTGTTCAATGCTTCCTGGGCATTGCGGGCTTCACCGAAGGTTGCCTTCTTATATTCATCGGCGAGGATTTGTTTCAACCCATGTCGCACTACCGCGTGATCGTCTGCTATGAGAATTCTCATGGTGAGGATGTTGCTGTTGGTGACGCTTGTTGGTCCGGGTTGCTGGAAGTGGCAACGGGATTGAGACTATCACCCTGGTGCCCTTTTTGGGGACCCCGGTGATGACGACTTCACCGCCTAAAAGCGATGCCCGCTCACGCATTCCCAACAGCCCAATGGACTTGAAATTTGAAATCTGTTCCTTGGTAATGCCCCTGCCGTTGTCTTTTACCTCCAAAATAAGCCGATTATTTTCCTCCCTCAAGTTCACGTCCACCCGGGTCGCATGTGCATGACGAACCACATTGGTGAGGGTTTCCTGGAAAATGCGGAAAAACACTGTATTCAGATCCTCATCCAGTACCGTGTGGTCCAGGGAACTGCTAATTTTGCAATGGATGCCGGTTCGACTTTGAAGTTCATTTGCCTGCCATTCAATGGCTGCCACTAGGCCTAGATGGTCGAGAATCCCGGGGCGCAGTTCCGTGGAAATGCGGCGCACCGTCTGAATGGTTTCGTCGATGTGCGCCGACATGTCCCTGGCTTTGTTCAAAACCGGGGTCATTTCCTTCGGCAGGCGATGGGCCAGCCACGAAAGGTCGATCTTCAATCCGGTTAGCGCTTGTCCCAGTTCATCATGGACTGCTCGCGAAATGCGGATGCGCTCTTCTTCGCGGATTTCCTGTAAATAG
The sequence above is drawn from the Pedosphaera parvula Ellin514 genome and encodes:
- a CDS encoding hybrid sensor histidine kinase/response regulator, encoding MKKQIRILLVEDDATDAELIKHALRKDGFIFTFQRVETSEDYMEAIDKEVPDVILSDYALPSFDGYTALSIAQKKCPDVPFIFVTGTMGEEVAIETLKNGATDYVLKLRLARLAPAVTRALRESKERSERKRAVEQLRQSHEQLRALSIYLQEIREEERIRISRAVHDELGQALTGLKIDLSWLAHRLPKEMTPVLNKARDMSAHIDETIQTVRRISTELRPGILDHLGLVAAIEWQANELQSRTGIHCKISSSLDHTVLDEDLNTVFFRIFQETLTNVVRHAHATRVDVNLREENNRLILEVKDNGRGITKEQISNFKSIGLLGMRERASLLGGEVVITGVPKKGTRVIVSIPLPLPATRTNKRHQQQHPHHENSHSRRSRGSATWVETNPRR